One window of Lagenorhynchus albirostris chromosome 16, mLagAlb1.1, whole genome shotgun sequence genomic DNA carries:
- the HABP2 gene encoding hyaluronan-binding protein 2: protein MFARMSDLHVLLLMFLAGKTAFGFSLLSLLTDPDPDWTLDHYEYSQEYYDQEGNASSALGHPENPDWYYVEDDPCLSNPCAHGGDCLISGATFTCSCPAPFSGNRCQNVQNKCKNNPCGQGDCLITQSSPYYRCACKHPYRGEDCSRAVPACRPNPCQNGGTCSRHRRRSKFTCTCPDQFKGKLCEIGSDDCYVGDGYSYRGKVSKTINQHSCLYWNSHLLLKENYNMFMEDAEAHGIGEHNFCRNPDGDKKPWCFFKLNNAKLKWEYCDVPSCSALDVAHAEPLTKLPEFDSCGRTEIADRTVKRIYGGFKSTAGKHPWQASLQTSLRLTISMPQGHFCGGTLIHPCWVLTAAHCTDLKAKYLKVVLGDQDLKKTEFHEQSFGVEKILKYSHYDERDDIPYNDIALLKLKPVDGHCALESKYVKTVCLPDGPFPPGTECHISGWGVTETGDGSHQLLDAKVKLISNTVCNSRQLYDHMIDDSMICAGNLQKPGQDSCQGDSGGPLTCEKDGTYYVYGIVSWGLECGKKPGVYTQVTKFLTWIKATMESEASF from the exons ATGTTTGCCAGAATGTCTGATCTCCATGTTCTGCTGTTAATGTTTCTGGCGGGAAAGACAGCCTTCGGG ttctcCCTCCTGTCTTTACTCACCGACCCGGACCCAG ATTGGACTCTCGACCACTATGAGTACAGCCAAGAGTATTACGACCAGGAGGGGAATGCCAGCAGTGCTCTAGGCCATCCCGAGAATCCTGACTGGTACTACGTGGAGGACG ATCCATGCCTGTCCAACCCCTGTGCACATGGTGGGGACTGCCTCATCAGCGGGGCCACATTCACCTGCAGCTGTCCAGCCCCTTTCTCTGGAAACAGGTGTCAGAATG TGCAAAACAAATGCAAGAACAACCCATGTGGCCAAGGAGACTGTCTCATTACTCAGAGTTCTCCTTACTACCGCTGTGCCTGTAAACACCCTTACAGGGGTGAAGACTGCTCCAGAG CGGTTCCTGCATGCAGGCCAAATCCCTGCCAAAATGGTGGCACCTGCTCCCGGCATAGGCGGAGATCCAAGTTCACCTGCACCTGTCCTGACCAGTTCAAGGGGAAACTCTGTGAAATAG GTTCTGATGACTGCTATGTTGGCGATGGCTACTCTTACCGAGGGAAAGTGAGTAAGACAATCAACCAGCACTCGTGCCTTTACTGGAACTCCCACCTCCTCTTGAAGGAGAATTACAACATGTTCATGGAGGACGCTGAGGCCCATGGGATTGGGGAGCACAACTTCTGCAG aaaccCAGATGGAGACAAAAAGCCCTGGTGTTTCTTTAAATTAAACAATGCAAAGTTGAAATGGGAGTACTGTGATGTCCCCTCCTGCTCAGCTCTAG ATGTTGCCCACGCAGAGCCCCTGACCAAACTTCCCGAGTTTGACTCATGCGGGAGGACTGAGATAGCAGACAGGACGGTCAAGAGGATCTACGGCGGCTTTAAGAGCACAGCGGGCAAGCACCCATGGCAGGCGTCCCTGCAGACCTCGTTGCGACTGACCATCTCCATGCCCCAGGGCCATTTCTGTGGGGGGACGTTGATCCACCCCTGCTGGGTGCTGACTGCCGCCCACTGCACCGA CTTAAAAGCCAAATATCTAAAAGTGGTGCTAGGGGACCAGGACCTGAAGAAGACAGAATTCCACGAGCAGAGCTTTGGGGTGGAGAAGATACTCAAGTACAGCCACTATGACGAAAGAGATGACATTCCCTACAACGACATTG CTTTGCTCAAGCTAAAGCCAGTGGATGGTCACTGTGCTCTGGAATCCAAATATGTGAAAACAGTATGTTTGCCTGATGGTCCCTTTCCCCCTGGGACTGAGTGTCACATCTCCGGCTGGGGTGTTACAGAAACAG GAGACGGGTCCCACCAGCTCCTGGACGCCAAGGTCAAGCTCATCAGCAACACTGTGTGCAACTCCCGCCAACTGTATGACCACATGATCGATGACAGTATGATTTGTGCAGGAAACCTCCAGAAGCCTGGGCAAGACTCCTGCCAG